Proteins from a single region of Strix aluco isolate bStrAlu1 chromosome 18, bStrAlu1.hap1, whole genome shotgun sequence:
- the CMKLR1 gene encoding chemerin-like receptor 1: MALSNLSNYLDDVDNYSDYPDYTYEETSSVWTDPSHDPKDVARILSVVIYSVSCVLGVLGNGLVIAIITLKMKKSVNAIWFLNLAIADFLFNIFLPINIAYTAMRYNWIFGTVMCKLNSFLLILNMYTSVLLLTTISFDRYVSVVFPVWSQNHRSTNLAYLVCLIIWTVGIIMSCPSLVFRDTAQARNSVICFSNFSLSRNKSYQALALMRHRTVNITRFLAGYILPITIITFCYIAIVFNLRRNRLAKSKKPFKIIITIIVTFFLCWSPYHLLNLLETEPDMIPHSVFEISIPLTTALAASNSCMNPVLYVFMGQDFKKFKVTILSRLVNALSEETGHSSIVHRSFSKMSSMTEKETTVL; encoded by the coding sequence ATGGCGCTTTCCAATTTGTCCAATTACTTGGATGATGTCGATAACTACAGCGACTACCCAGATTACACCTATGAGGAGACCAGCAGCGTGTGGACAGACCCGTCCCACGACCCGAAGGATGTTGCGAGGATTCTCTCCGTCGTCATCTACAGCGTGTCCTGCGTGTTGGGCGTCCTGGGGAATGGCCTTGTCATCGCAATCATAACTCTGAAGATGAAGAAGTCGGTCAATGCCATCTGGTTCCTCAACCTGGCCATCGCCGACTTCCTCTTCAACATCTTCCTGCCCATAAACATTGCTTACACGGCCATGCGGTACAACTGGATCTTTGGGACAGTCATGTGCAAGTTGAattccttcctcctcatcctcaacATGTACACCAGTGTCCTTCTGCTCACCACCATCAGCTTCGATCGCTACGTGTCAGTGGTTTTTCCTGTCTGGTCTCAAAACCATCGGTCGACCAACCTGGCATATTTAGTTTGCTTGATTATCTGGACCGTCGGCATCATTATGAGCTGCCCGTCTCTCGTCTTCCGAGACACAGCACAAGCCCGCAACTCTGTGATTTGTTTTAGCAACTTTTCCCTCTCCAGGAATAAGTCTTACCAAGCCCTGGCACTAATGAGGCACCGAACAGTGAACATCACCAGGTTCCTGGCTGGGTACATCCTTCCCATAACCATCATCACTTTCTGCTACATCGCTATCGTCTTCAACTTGCGTCGAAACCGTCTCGCCAAGTCCAAAAAGCCCTTCAAGATCATCATCACTATTATAGTCACCTTCTTCCTTTGCTGGAGTCCCTACCACCTGCTGAACCTCCTGGAAACAGAGCCTGACATGATCCCTCACTCCGTGTTTGAGATCAGCATCCCCTTAACCACGGCGCTTGCTGCCTCCAACAGCTGCATGAACCCCGTCCTCTACGTCTTCATGGGCCAGGACTTTAAGAAGTTTAAGGTCACCATCCTTTCCAGACTGGTGAACGCCCTCAGTGAGGAGACGGGCCACTCCAGCATTGTTCACAGGAGCTTCTCTAAGATGTCTTCAATGACTGAAAAGGAGACGACAGTCCTCTAA